GCGACGCGTCGGCCCGGAAGCTGGCCTGGCCGAGGATGCGCTCGGGGACGAGGCCCTCGGTGAGGAGGCGGTTCAGACGGGTCGCCGTCTCGAGGTCGAGCGGCAGCTCGTGCGCGTTCGCCAGCACGAAGTCCACCGCGCACCGGTAGTTCTGCTCCGTCGTGTAGCGGATGTCCCAGCCGGGGACCTCCCAGCGCGGAAGGAGCAGGTTCTCGCCCCGCTCGTGCGTTCGACTGAGCCGCAGCGAGCTGCGCAGGAGCAGCCCCCGGAGGCTCGCCTCCTTGCGGGAGGGCGCCTCCGCGCCCCGCGCCTCGGTCCGGACGGGTAGCCCGGCGACGAGCAGGGCCAGCAGAAGCGAAAGGCGCACGCTAGAACACCGAACGGTCACGGCCCGGTACCGAGCAAGGCACGTGCCGCCCGCCAGGCCCCCTAACGCCTTGACACCAGGGACCTGTCGCCTGACGTACGCGGCCGCCTCCGACCCAGGCTGGCCGATTTTCGATGGGCCAGGTCAGAGGGCGGGGCCCGGCGCGGCGCCCTCCTCCCCGTCCAGGTCCTGCACCAGGCGCTCGGCCGAGAGCTCCGACGCGTTGACCCCGTCGAAGTACTGCATGAGCCCCGCGCGCTCGTAGTGCGGCAGCATGCGCTCGGGCATGAGCCCGATGAACCGCAGGTTCGGCACGAGCCGCGAGAACATCACCTGGCGGAACTCGCGCATTCCTTGCGACCCGTCGATGAGCACGTCCCACTGCCGGCGCGTGATGAGCCCCTCGAACCACTCCTCGTAGACCTCGTGCGCGCGAAAGCGGTTGCGCATGAGCAGCGCCACCTCGAAGGCCCAGTCCTGCCGCTCGCGCCGTTCGCGCTCCGAAAGCCCCGTGCGCAGGTGGTCGCGCAAGGCCAGAACCCCGTAGTGCACGTGCCGCGCCTCGTCCTGGATCACGTATTTGAGGAGCTGCCGCAGGAGCGGCTCGCGTGTGACGCGATAGAGCGTGCCGAATGCGCCGAGGGCAAGGCCCTCCACCATGATCTGCATGCCGAGGAACTTCATGTCCCAGCGCGCGTCGGTGATGAGCGCGTCGATGATCACGAAGAGGTTGTCGTTGATCGTGTAGAGCTTGTTCAGCTTGCCTTCCACGTAGCGCAGGAAGGTCTCCACGTGGCGCCCTTCGTCCATCACCTGCGTCGCGCCGTAGAGCTTGCCGTCCAGCCACTGCACCGACTCGGTCACCTGCGCCGCCGCGAAGAGCGCCCCCTGCTCGCCGTGCAGGAACTGCGAGAGCATCCAGCTCGTGAGGCTGTAGATCACCTCGCGGCGCTCCTGCTCCGAGAGCTTCACGCCGAGGGCCGCGAGCGCCTCGTTGTCGAAGAAGCGGTCGGGGAGCAGCGGCACCTCGGGGTTCAAGGGGTCCACGTCCACGCTCCAGTCGATCACCACGTCGGCGTCCCACTGGTTCTGCTTGGCGCGCACGTAGAGCTCCCGCATCTCCGGGAAGTCCGAGCGATAGCCAAAGTCGAAGTGCGCCGCGTGCCCAGAGACCATGTCGATGGGGCGCCCCTGACGGCCTTGCTGGAGCACCAGGCCGCGCGTCATCGAGGGCACCATGCCGGCGAGCGCGACAGGCCGCTTCACCTGCCGCAGCAGCTCGAAGAGGTCCAGCGCCATCGCCGCCTTTCGTCGCATCGGCAGGGGAAGGAGCTTCACCAGACGGTCGGAGTTCAGCATGTGGCCTCTCCTCGGGCGCGTCTCACGCGTCCAGCACCAGGTCGCCGCGCGCTCGACCCACGCAGAGCAAGACGTAGCCCGCGGCGCGCTCGTCCTCGGTCAGGCAGTTCGGCTCCGCCAGCTCGACCGTCCCCTCGAGGAGGCGCACGCGGCAGGTCCCGCAGCCGCCGAGCGCACACGAGAAGGCCAGGTCCACGCCAGCCCGCCGGCCCGCGGCGAGGAGCGTCTGCCGCGGAGTGACCGCGATGGTCCGCTCGCTGCGGGCGAAGCGCACCGCGTGCCGCACCGCACGGGCTACGGAGGCGGGGACCTCGGCACCCGATGGCCTGGGCTCGGTGGCCTGGGGTGGCGGCGACCACGCTGCCCGGGCCCGCGCGTCGGCGGCGCACTCGGGCGAGCCGCTCGAGCAGGCTCTGACCCCTTGAAACGGCGGCGTCCGCCCCCGCGTCAGGGCCGCCCGGAGGTCGGTTCGGGCCTGGCGCAGGGAGAGCAGGCCCACGCGAAGTCGGGCCGGGAGCCATTGGGTGAGCGGCATGCGTTGTCTTCCACCATGTGGTGGATT
This region of Deltaproteobacteria bacterium genomic DNA includes:
- a CDS encoding Fic family protein: MRLSLLLALLVAGLPVRTEARGAEAPSRKEASLRGLLLRSSLRLSRTHERGENLLLPRWEVPGWDIRYTTEQNYRCAVDFVLANAHELPLDLETATRLNRLLTEGLVPERILGQASFRADASRFYRWLASPRAEALGRRDPVALAERVHAGLGYFDAFPDGNGRTARLMADLVLLKHGRAPALFTTLEEYFERGIFSRDMADKGLRRRSQIAYYREAARRGQVELERLLAD
- a CDS encoding ferritin-like domain-containing protein, with translation MRRKAAMALDLFELLRQVKRPVALAGMVPSMTRGLVLQQGRQGRPIDMVSGHAAHFDFGYRSDFPEMRELYVRAKQNQWDADVVIDWSVDVDPLNPEVPLLPDRFFDNEALAALGVKLSEQERREVIYSLTSWMLSQFLHGEQGALFAAAQVTESVQWLDGKLYGATQVMDEGRHVETFLRYVEGKLNKLYTINDNLFVIIDALITDARWDMKFLGMQIMVEGLALGAFGTLYRVTREPLLRQLLKYVIQDEARHVHYGVLALRDHLRTGLSERERRERQDWAFEVALLMRNRFRAHEVYEEWFEGLITRRQWDVLIDGSQGMREFRQVMFSRLVPNLRFIGLMPERMLPHYERAGLMQYFDGVNASELSAERLVQDLDGEEGAAPGPAL
- a CDS encoding 2Fe-2S iron-sulfur cluster binding domain-containing protein — translated: MPLTQWLPARLRVGLLSLRQARTDLRAALTRGRTPPFQGVRACSSGSPECAADARARAAWSPPPQATEPRPSGAEVPASVARAVRHAVRFARSERTIAVTPRQTLLAAGRRAGVDLAFSCALGGCGTCRVRLLEGTVELAEPNCLTEDERAAGYVLLCVGRARGDLVLDA